One genomic segment of Cervus canadensis isolate Bull #8, Minnesota chromosome 14, ASM1932006v1, whole genome shotgun sequence includes these proteins:
- the LOC122452772 gene encoding translation initiation factor IF-2-like, with product MAARGSPRFASSAAARPLIYQLREAASSNDSRRRRGPSLLHGAGPPPSVPGRRVPAPTCGEERREAGRFPRVCPPPARPSVSPVVPRDQCPEAPGAPLRPPAPSAGASGREAGAACDRGAREREPASSPSSRLAAASQGQVPPAPPVRGILRRIEAKQVSLGMAWHDGWKNATSQVPPSTYSAPGFTRRIDCLLFLPPPARTQRQHPRLQLSTPSLSRAPDEQQRTGSSPGWTVDAGAERASWKPGWSGRSWLAPGTGKEGGDLPSECVRGLGGLPYLGKPRPLPLLNSSTRNLSTKIPRPECSGNLGELRPRLAGGGPSCGERDRIPAGVFARQPPWKDSTLSNRTASPGRDDGPQDQKPLGDSAPLPAAGVPFPACSLARSQRAVPEQRVPAFKHQVCCSSLNSIYRNTGLEVKNGCFKLLVV from the exons ATGGCCGCACGGGGGTCGCCTCGCTTCGCGTCGTCGG CCGCGGCCCGGCCCCTTATTTATCAGCTTCGAGAGGCCGCGTCCTCCAATGACTCTCGAAGGCGGCGCGGCCCCTCCCTCCTTCACGGCGCGGGCCCCCCTCCCAGCGTCCCGGGCCGCCGCGTCCCGGCTCCGACCTGCGGGGAGGAGAGGCGGGAGGCGGGCCGCTTCCCCAGGGTGtgcccgcccccggcccgcccctCCGTCTCCCCGGTGGTTCCCAGGGATCAGTGCCCCGAAGCCCCGGGGGCGCCCCTCCGCCCGCCAGCTCCCAGCGCAGGTGCCTCCGGCAGGGAGGCGGGAGCCGCCTGTGATCGCGGGGCCCGGGAGCGGGAGCCGGCCTCCAGCCCCTCGTCCCGACTGGCTGCGGCCTCCCAGGGCCAGGTTCCGCCAGCTCCTCCCGTGCGTGGAATCCTACGGAGAATAGAAGCCAAACAGGTTTCTCTGGGAATGGCCTGGCACGA CGGATGGAAAAATGCAACTTCTCAAGTCCCACCTTCAACCTACAGCGCCCCGGGCTTTACACGTAGAATAGATTGCCtacttttcctccctcctccagccaggaCCCAGAGGCAGCACCCTAGGCTCCAGCTCTCCACCCCTTCGCTCTCGCGGGCcccagatgaacagcaaaggacGGGGAGCAGCCCTGGCTGGACAGTGGATGCCGGAGCGGAGAGAGCATCTTGGAAGCCGGGGTGGAGCGGGCGGAGCTGGCTGGCACCGGGGACCGGGAAGGAAGGGGGTGATTTGCCTAGTGAATGTGTCCGCGGTCTAGGTGGACTTCCCTATTTGGGGAAGCCTAGGCCGTTGCCCCTGTTGAACTCCTCTACCAGAAATCTCTCAACTAAAATCCCCAGACCGGAATGCTCCGGGAACCTCGGGGAGCTACGGCCGCGCCTGGCCGGGGGTGGCCCTAGTTGTGGAGAGAGAGACCGGATCCCCGCAGGTGTATTTGCGCGGCAGCCCCCCTGGAAGGACTCTACCCTTTCTAACCGCACTGCCTCTCCAGGACGGGACGATGGTCCGCAGGATCAGAAGCCTCTAGGGGACAGCGCCCCCTTGCCGGCCGCGGGCGTCCCCTTCCCCGCCTGCAGCCTCGCGCGCTCCCAGCGCGCGGTTCCGGAGCAGAGAGTGCCCGCATTCAAGCACCAG GTTTGTTGTAGTTCACTGAACAGCATTTACAGGAACACGGGACTTGAAGTCAAAAATGGTTGCTTCAAGTTACTAGTGGTGTGA